In Deinococcus puniceus, one genomic interval encodes:
- the arsB gene encoding arsenical efflux pump membrane protein ArsB: protein MLAVLIVLATVALVIWRPLGIGAARAASVGAGVALLAGVVQLSDLPVLWAATWNATLTLVSLIALSLLLDAAGFFRWGALYVLRWGGGSGRRLLVLLTLFSAVVAALFTNDGGVLILTPIVLEVALLLGIGRAATLAFALAVGFVVDAASLPLPLSNLTNIIAADAFGIGFADYVRVMLPVNAAVVLACVGVLLLVYGRAVPRRYDLSGLPAPASAVVSWGVFRAGWVALPMLLAGAILAEGWHIPLSVVVGACALGVWLVAGQSRTVGSRAVLRAAPWNVVAFSLAMYTVVYGLRGAGVTDSYGVWLAGAAAQGTLPAVLASGLSVAGLSAGLNNLPALLIAILGIQDSGVPGPAREALIYGAVVGANIGPKLTPIGSLATLLWLHVLAGRGVKVSWAEYLRAGLILTPPVLMVGLLTLWLVL from the coding sequence GTGCTTGCCGTTCTGATTGTTCTGGCGACCGTCGCTCTGGTCATCTGGCGGCCCCTCGGCATCGGCGCGGCGCGGGCTGCCAGCGTGGGCGCAGGGGTGGCGCTGCTGGCGGGCGTGGTGCAGCTCTCCGACTTGCCTGTGCTGTGGGCGGCCACTTGGAACGCCACGCTGACGCTGGTTTCTCTGATCGCCTTGAGTCTCCTGCTGGATGCGGCGGGGTTTTTTCGCTGGGGGGCGCTGTATGTGCTGCGTTGGGGCGGGGGCAGCGGGCGGCGGTTGCTGGTGCTGCTGACTCTGTTCAGCGCGGTGGTGGCGGCCCTATTTACCAACGACGGCGGCGTACTGATCCTGACCCCGATTGTGCTGGAGGTAGCGCTGTTGCTGGGCATCGGACGCGCCGCGACGCTGGCGTTTGCCCTCGCTGTCGGCTTTGTAGTAGACGCCGCCAGTCTGCCGCTGCCATTGAGCAACCTGACCAACATCATTGCCGCCGACGCCTTTGGCATTGGCTTTGCCGACTACGTGCGGGTGATGCTGCCCGTGAATGCGGCGGTGGTGCTGGCCTGCGTGGGTGTGCTGCTACTGGTGTATGGGCGCGCCGTGCCGCGCCGCTATGACCTGTCGGGCCTGCCCGCTCCGGCCAGTGCGGTGGTGTCTTGGGGCGTGTTCCGGGCCGGGTGGGTGGCGCTGCCCATGCTGCTGGCGGGAGCCATTCTGGCAGAGGGCTGGCACATTCCGCTGAGCGTGGTGGTGGGCGCGTGTGCGCTGGGCGTGTGGCTGGTGGCAGGCCAGAGCCGCACAGTAGGCAGCCGGGCCGTGCTGCGGGCCGCGCCGTGGAATGTGGTGGCTTTCAGCTTGGCGATGTATACGGTGGTCTACGGACTGCGCGGCGCGGGCGTCACCGACAGCTACGGCGTATGGCTGGCGGGCGCGGCGGCACAGGGCACGCTACCCGCCGTTCTCGCCAGCGGGCTGAGTGTCGCGGGCCTCAGCGCAGGCCTGAACAATCTGCCCGCCCTGCTGATCGCCATTCTGGGCATTCAAGACAGCGGCGTGCCTGGCCCCGCCCGTGAAGCCCTGATCTACGGCGCAGTCGTGGGCGCGAATATCGGCCCCAAGCTGACGCCGATTGGCAGCCTTGCCACGCTGCTGTGGCTGCATGTACTGGCTGGCCGGGGGGTCAAGGTCAGTTGGGCCGAATACCTGCGGGCGGGCCTGATCCTGACGCCGCCCGTGTTGATGGTTGGCCTGCTGACGCTGTGGCTGGTGCTGTAG
- a CDS encoding GNAT family N-acetyltransferase, translating into MTALIRAFAPADTSVCLALFESNMPTYFLPFERADFEAYLHSPGAYWVVQQAGEPVACGGVWQNFSRPERRAGLAWGMVRRDLHRTGLGSLLLRYRLDALRDMGEAECWIDTTQHSAPFFARHGFQETKRTPDGYGPGLDEVLMVRELGGGQR; encoded by the coding sequence ATGACCGCCCTGATTCGTGCCTTTGCGCCCGCCGATACTTCTGTTTGCTTGGCCCTGTTCGAGTCCAACATGCCCACTTATTTCCTGCCGTTCGAACGCGCCGACTTTGAGGCGTATCTGCACAGTCCCGGTGCGTATTGGGTAGTGCAACAAGCGGGGGAACCGGTAGCGTGCGGCGGCGTGTGGCAAAACTTCAGCAGGCCGGAGCGACGGGCAGGGCTGGCATGGGGCATGGTCAGGCGCGACTTGCACCGCACCGGCTTAGGCTCCCTACTGCTGCGCTACCGCTTAGACGCCCTGCGCGATATGGGCGAGGCCGAATGCTGGATAGACACCACTCAACACAGCGCCCCCTTTTTTGCCCGTCACGGTTTTCAGGAAACCAAGCGCACGCCGGACGGCTATGGGCCGGGGCTGGATGAAGTGTTGATGGTGAGGGAGTTGGGGGGGGGTCAGCGCTAA
- a CDS encoding response regulator — protein sequence MLDADPREPDTETPRAITLLLVDDHPVVRKGTRELLETESDLRVVGEADSGEDAIVKARALRPDVILMDVSMPGMNGIEATRAIKAFLPGVGVLVLTSYDDDAYVFALLEAGAAGYLLKNASEDDLLGAVRAVAAGESALHPSVARKVLERFSAQTTPTPPEDALSPRELEVLLVAATGRTNKEIARDLDISPRTVQVHLANIFSKLGVGSRTEAVLFGIKRGWIDPKQIG from the coding sequence ATGCTTGATGCAGACCCCCGCGAACCCGACACCGAGACGCCCCGCGCCATCACGTTGCTGCTGGTCGACGATCATCCGGTGGTGCGCAAGGGCACACGTGAACTGCTGGAAACCGAATCCGACTTGCGCGTGGTGGGCGAGGCCGACAGTGGCGAAGACGCCATCGTGAAGGCCCGCGCCCTGCGCCCAGACGTGATCCTGATGGATGTGTCTATGCCCGGTATGAACGGCATCGAGGCCACCCGTGCCATTAAAGCCTTCCTGCCCGGTGTGGGTGTGCTGGTGCTGACCAGTTACGACGACGATGCCTACGTGTTTGCCCTGTTGGAAGCGGGCGCGGCGGGCTACCTACTGAAAAACGCCAGCGAGGATGACCTGCTGGGCGCGGTGCGGGCGGTGGCAGCGGGCGAAAGCGCCCTGCATCCCAGCGTGGCCCGCAAGGTGCTGGAGCGGTTCAGTGCCCAAACCACGCCCACGCCGCCCGAAGACGCCCTCAGCCCCCGTGAACTGGAAGTGCTGCTGGTGGCCGCCACAGGCCGTACCAACAAAGAAATCGCCCGTGATCTGGACATCAGCCCGCGCACGGTACAGGTTCACCTCGCCAATATTTTTTCTAAATTGGGCGTCGGCAGCCGAACCGAAGCGGTGTTGTTCGGAATTAAACGCGGCTGGATCGATCCGAAGCAGATTGGGTAG
- a CDS encoding carbohydrate ABC transporter permease, translated as MTTDATPKLAAPIRRRGIEAARAQQALWLLLPTLIAIALVAGYPLYRTIFFSLFDANLTTPDERTFLGIGNFWFTTAEGVQLGFLQDPKWWEAVKNTMLFTVVSVFLETVFGMIIALVVNTAFPGRAFLRTAMLVPWAIPTVVSAQMWGYMYNDSFGLIGRGLLGGQALLANTDSAIWALIAVDVWKTTSFMALLILAGLQSLPTDMYEAADMDGATKWTQFWRMTLPLLRPALLVALVFRSLDALRVFDVMYVMLGPVNAGSTSMTGYARLQLIDNSLLGVGSAVSVAIFVIIMVIVVMYVTAFRVKFD; from the coding sequence TGCTGCCCACGCTGATCGCCATTGCACTTGTGGCTGGCTACCCGCTGTACCGCACCATCTTCTTTTCCCTGTTCGATGCCAACCTGACCACCCCAGATGAGCGCACGTTTTTGGGTATTGGCAATTTCTGGTTTACCACTGCCGAAGGCGTGCAACTCGGCTTTTTGCAAGACCCCAAATGGTGGGAAGCAGTCAAGAACACCATGTTGTTCACGGTAGTTTCGGTGTTCTTAGAAACTGTATTTGGCATGATTATCGCGCTCGTGGTCAACACTGCTTTTCCGGGGCGCGCCTTTTTGCGAACGGCCATGCTGGTGCCGTGGGCCATTCCTACGGTGGTCAGCGCCCAGATGTGGGGCTATATGTACAACGATTCCTTCGGCCTGATCGGGCGCGGGCTGCTAGGCGGGCAAGCCCTCCTGGCCAATACCGACAGCGCCATTTGGGCGTTGATCGCAGTCGATGTCTGGAAGACCACCTCGTTTATGGCCCTCCTGATTTTGGCTGGTCTGCAAAGCTTACCCACCGATATGTACGAGGCCGCCGACATGGACGGCGCGACCAAGTGGACGCAGTTCTGGCGCATGACGCTGCCCCTGCTGCGGCCCGCACTGCTGGTGGCTCTAGTCTTCCGCAGTCTCGACGCCCTGCGAGTGTTCGATGTGATGTACGTGATGTTGGGGCCAGTCAATGCAGGCTCTACGTCCATGACCGGCTACGCCCGATTGCAACTGATCGACAATTCCTTGCTGGGCGTCGGAAGCGCCGTTTCAGTGGCTATTTTCGTCATCATCATGGTCATCGTCGTGATGTACGTCACCGCATTCCGCGTGAAGTTCGACTAA
- the leuS gene encoding leucine--tRNA ligase, with amino-acid sequence MTDIKEPRAERYNPHAIEGKWQEQWAADGLYTFREDASKTKYYALTMFPYPSGNLHIGHWYANVAPDARARWMRMRGYNVLFPMGFDAFGLPAENAAIKNNVNPAKWTRENIAYMIGQFGRMGTMIDWSRSFATCDPEYYRWNQWFFTEFFRRGLAYKKDGLVNWCPKDQTVLANEQVVNGHCERCGTAVERRKLSQWYLKITDYADELLDFGDTDMPERVRLMQTNWIGKSVGAEITFDTPAGPETVFTTRPDTLMGATFLVLAPEHSKVAALTSPEQADTVRAYLEAAGRKTDVERQQDSGEKTGVFTGSYATHPISGHQVPIWVADYVLVTYGTGSIMAVPAHDERDFAFARKFGLEIREVIRPEGGAGMGENPEASYNGEGLIVNSGEFDGLRGGKASIAQIIAKLDEHGVAKAKTTFRLRDWLVSRQRYWGTPIPIVYCEEHGAQPVPADQLPVRLPDNVEFTPAGQSPLKLNREWVQTTCPVCGGPAERDTDTMDTFVDSSWYMYRFLSPRDEVHPFDPAEAGKLPVDLYTGGIEHAILHLLYSRFWTKAMRDMGLTEQNEPFKWLRNQGMILGPDGDKMSKSRGNVVDPDDLVREYGADTVRAYLLSIAPWEDGGPWDPTGIQGPARWLSRVWRLYFDEEGSGPAKSVTEAELRYATHSALKRVTDDFERLNFNTIFATLNILTDALADAKRSPVRATPAYAEALDILNLMLAPVVPHVAEEIWHERGNSGSIHTQSWPAVDEAAATRDTVTLGVQVSGKVRGEVTISKTATQAEAMAAAQALPDVQKYTEGKTVVKEVYVPGRIINIVVK; translated from the coding sequence ATGACCGATATTAAAGAACCCCGCGCCGAGCGGTATAACCCGCACGCCATAGAAGGCAAGTGGCAGGAGCAGTGGGCCGCCGATGGCCTGTACACCTTCCGCGAAGATGCCAGCAAAACCAAGTATTACGCGCTGACCATGTTCCCGTACCCCAGCGGCAACCTGCACATCGGGCACTGGTACGCCAACGTCGCGCCCGATGCCCGCGCCCGCTGGATGCGGATGCGCGGCTACAACGTGCTGTTTCCGATGGGCTTCGACGCCTTTGGGCTGCCTGCCGAAAACGCCGCCATCAAGAACAACGTGAACCCGGCCAAGTGGACGCGGGAAAACATCGCCTACATGATCGGGCAGTTTGGGCGGATGGGCACCATGATCGACTGGAGCCGCAGTTTTGCCACCTGTGATCCGGAATACTACCGCTGGAACCAATGGTTTTTTACCGAGTTCTTCCGGCGCGGGCTGGCGTACAAAAAAGACGGGTTGGTGAACTGGTGCCCCAAAGACCAGACCGTATTGGCGAACGAACAGGTCGTGAACGGCCACTGCGAACGCTGCGGCACCGCAGTAGAGCGCCGCAAGCTGAGCCAGTGGTACCTGAAAATTACCGATTACGCCGATGAACTGCTGGACTTCGGGGACACCGACATGCCGGAGCGCGTGCGACTGATGCAGACCAACTGGATCGGCAAGAGCGTGGGCGCGGAAATCACCTTCGACACGCCTGCTGGCCCCGAAACGGTGTTTACCACCCGCCCAGATACCCTGATGGGCGCGACGTTTTTGGTGCTGGCCCCCGAACACAGCAAGGTGGCGGCACTGACCTCGCCTGAACAGGCAGACACGGTGCGGGCCTACTTGGAAGCCGCCGGACGCAAAACCGACGTGGAGCGCCAGCAGGACAGCGGCGAGAAAACGGGCGTATTTACCGGAAGCTACGCCACGCACCCCATCAGCGGCCATCAGGTGCCGATCTGGGTGGCCGACTACGTGCTGGTCACCTACGGCACAGGCTCCATCATGGCCGTGCCCGCGCACGACGAACGCGATTTTGCCTTTGCCCGCAAGTTTGGGCTGGAGATTCGGGAAGTCATTCGGCCCGAGGGCGGCGCAGGCATGGGCGAAAACCCCGAAGCCTCCTACAACGGCGAAGGCCTGATCGTGAACAGCGGCGAGTTTGACGGCCTGCGCGGTGGCAAGGCCAGCATCGCCCAGATTATCGCCAAGCTGGACGAACACGGCGTCGCCAAAGCCAAAACCACCTTCCGCCTGCGCGACTGGTTGGTATCGCGCCAACGCTACTGGGGCACGCCCATTCCCATCGTGTACTGCGAGGAACACGGCGCTCAGCCCGTCCCTGCCGACCAACTGCCCGTGCGCCTGCCCGACAACGTGGAATTTACGCCCGCCGGACAAAGCCCGCTGAAGCTGAACCGCGAGTGGGTGCAGACCACCTGCCCCGTGTGTGGCGGCCCCGCCGAACGCGACACCGACACGATGGATACCTTCGTGGACAGCAGTTGGTACATGTACCGCTTCTTGTCCCCGCGTGACGAGGTTCATCCGTTCGACCCGGCGGAAGCGGGCAAACTGCCTGTCGATCTGTACACGGGCGGCATCGAACACGCCATTTTGCACCTGCTGTACAGCCGGTTCTGGACGAAAGCCATGCGCGACATGGGCCTGACCGAGCAGAACGAACCGTTCAAGTGGCTGCGAAATCAGGGCATGATCTTGGGGCCAGACGGCGACAAGATGAGCAAATCGCGCGGCAACGTAGTCGACCCAGACGACTTGGTGCGCGAGTACGGGGCCGACACCGTGCGGGCCTACTTGCTGTCGATTGCGCCGTGGGAAGACGGCGGGCCTTGGGATCCCACCGGAATTCAGGGTCCAGCGCGGTGGCTGTCGCGCGTGTGGCGCTTGTACTTCGATGAAGAAGGAAGTGGACCAGCCAAAAGCGTGACCGAAGCGGAGTTGCGCTACGCCACCCATTCGGCCCTGAAGCGTGTCACCGACGACTTCGAGCGCCTGAACTTCAACACTATTTTTGCCACGCTGAACATCCTGACCGACGCGCTGGCCGACGCCAAACGCAGCCCGGTACGCGCCACGCCCGCTTATGCCGAAGCGCTGGACATCCTGAACCTGATGCTGGCCCCGGTGGTGCCTCACGTAGCTGAAGAAATCTGGCATGAGCGCGGCAACAGTGGCAGCATTCATACCCAAAGCTGGCCCGCCGTAGATGAAGCCGCCGCCACCCGCGACACCGTGACTTTGGGCGTGCAGGTCAGCGGGAAAGTACGTGGCGAAGTCACCATTTCTAAGACCGCGACGCAGGCTGAGGCGATGGCCGCCGCCCAAGCCTTGCCCGACGTGCAGAAATACACAGAAGGCAAGACAGTGGTGAAAGAAGTGTACGTACCGGGCCGAATCATCAATATCGTGGTGAAGTGA
- a CDS encoding alpha/beta fold hydrolase, translating to MNSGLKVLTTALLLTLGTAGLAQTSTPAPTITVSANETVPQLQIETTVTVTPASPGVPTVSRLRPALPAQRFSFELPGFGPVNVYADTRGAGRPLLLTHSVNAAASAYEMKPVWDAYAGTRPVYALEWPGFGSSARPDIAYTRDLMTRALLLLVAQLASDVDVVSMSLGSEFAARAALQDPRIRTLALLSPSGLGTPRGNTQQANADDGGQRLYNILSTFGTPLYAILRTRPVIELFLDPSFRGPVNVGLIDYAVDTSRQPGAKYAPLYFISGQLFTPDAYADLYSKLTIPVVVMSDQDAFVNFARLPDFAALPGKSAVRIADTDGLPHWEKMLDVKVTLDAFWRANP from the coding sequence ATGAACTCCGGCCTCAAAGTATTGACCACCGCGCTCCTGCTTACTCTCGGAACGGCGGGACTTGCCCAAACCAGCACGCCTGCGCCCACCATCACGGTTTCTGCCAACGAAACCGTGCCGCAGCTTCAGATCGAGACGACGGTTACGGTGACTCCGGCCAGCCCCGGCGTGCCTACCGTCAGCAGGTTGCGGCCTGCGCTGCCCGCCCAACGCTTCAGCTTCGAGCTGCCCGGCTTCGGCCCAGTCAATGTGTACGCCGACACACGCGGCGCGGGACGGCCCCTACTCCTGACCCATTCGGTCAATGCCGCCGCCAGCGCCTACGAGATGAAACCCGTGTGGGACGCCTACGCAGGCACGCGTCCGGTGTACGCCCTAGAGTGGCCCGGTTTTGGCAGCAGCGCCCGCCCCGATATTGCTTACACCCGTGACCTGATGACCCGCGCCCTGCTGCTGTTGGTGGCCCAACTCGCCAGCGATGTGGACGTGGTTTCCATGAGTCTCGGCAGCGAGTTTGCCGCCCGCGCCGCCCTGCAAGACCCCCGGATTCGCACGCTGGCCCTGCTGAGTCCCAGTGGCCTCGGCACGCCACGGGGCAACACACAGCAAGCCAACGCCGACGACGGCGGCCAGCGGCTGTACAACATCCTAAGTACCTTCGGCACCCCCCTGTACGCCATTTTGCGAACCCGCCCCGTCATCGAACTGTTCCTTGATCCGTCGTTCCGGGGGCCAGTCAACGTGGGCCTCATCGACTACGCTGTAGACACCAGCCGCCAGCCCGGAGCCAAGTACGCGCCCTTATATTTCATCAGCGGCCAACTCTTTACGCCCGACGCCTACGCCGATCTGTACAGCAAACTGACCATTCCAGTGGTGGTCATGTCAGATCAGGACGCCTTCGTGAACTTTGCCCGCCTGCCTGACTTTGCCGCGCTACCGGGCAAAAGTGCGGTCAGAATTGCCGACACCGATGGTCTGCCCCACTGGGAAAAAATGCTGGATGTGAAGGTGACGCTGGACGCTTTCTGGCGGGCGAATCCTTAA
- the trpC gene encoding indole-3-glycerol phosphate synthase TrpC, translating into MVQGSVERMATAGAGLDFSGVPGVLGRIVAERVADYAGADTELGTARPRQRRFETALKVAGLSLIAEVKRASPSQGAIAPLDPAQAALAYEAGGAAAISVLTEPRHFDGNPEALHAVVAAVSLPVLRKDFVVHPAMLREAADWGASAALLMVSVLGEAVGEYLGMAHHLGLDALVEVHDERELEIALAAGAEIIGVNNRDLTTLHIDLAVSPRLIARARAAGFAGLLVAESGYRTPADLSVVRGLADAVLVGSSLAGSGDLAQATRALLSV; encoded by the coding sequence ATGGTGCAAGGCAGCGTGGAAAGGATGGCAACAGCCGGAGCAGGACTGGATTTCAGCGGGGTTCCGGGCGTGCTGGGGCGCATCGTGGCCGAACGGGTGGCCGATTATGCGGGTGCAGATACCGAGTTGGGTACTGCCCGCCCCCGCCAACGCCGCTTTGAAACCGCGCTGAAGGTCGCCGGATTGTCGCTGATTGCCGAAGTCAAACGTGCCAGCCCCAGTCAGGGAGCCATTGCCCCACTTGACCCGGCACAGGCGGCACTGGCGTATGAAGCGGGCGGCGCGGCGGCCATCAGTGTCCTCACCGAGCCACGTCACTTCGACGGCAACCCGGAAGCCTTGCACGCTGTTGTCGCCGCCGTGTCGCTCCCCGTTCTCCGCAAAGATTTCGTCGTTCATCCTGCCATGCTGCGCGAGGCCGCCGACTGGGGCGCGTCTGCCGCCCTGCTGATGGTGAGCGTGCTGGGCGAGGCAGTGGGCGAGTATTTGGGGATGGCGCACCACTTGGGCCTAGATGCCCTCGTTGAAGTCCACGACGAACGCGAGCTGGAGATTGCTCTGGCCGCTGGAGCCGAAATCATCGGGGTGAACAACCGCGACCTGACCACGCTGCACATCGATCTGGCCGTCAGCCCGCGCCTGATTGCCCGCGCCCGCGCTGCCGGATTCGCGGGCCTGCTGGTGGCCGAATCGGGTTACCGCACCCCCGCAGACCTGAGCGTAGTGCGCGGGCTGGCCGACGCCGTGCTGGTGGGCAGCAGCCTCGCCGGAAGTGGGGATCTGGCGCAGGCGACGCGGGCATTGCTCAGCGTTTAG
- a CDS encoding carbohydrate ABC transporter permease, producing the protein MNLKRKNPALYYLQRTGFYLLVAIITIYLMVPFLWAVLTSFRKSGDLFLQPLQFVTAPSTLGNYRDVFANENFINGLGYSLLVAVGAVAISLLFGSFAAYALGRFRFRGKSMIMYIILAVSVFPQIAVLGGLFTLIRNFDMYNNPLALVFSYLIFTIPFTVWVLTSFVRDIPGELEEAALVDGASPLRTLFSVLFPVMMPALVTTGLLAFINAWNEYLFALTFMGTRRTVPVVIANYSGATQFDQPWGQIMAASIVVTVPLIILVLVFQRNIVSGLTAGAVKG; encoded by the coding sequence ATGAATCTAAAACGCAAGAATCCCGCCCTGTACTACCTGCAGCGCACCGGTTTTTACCTTCTGGTGGCCATCATCACCATCTATCTGATGGTGCCGTTCCTATGGGCCGTGCTGACCAGCTTCCGCAAATCAGGCGACCTGTTCTTGCAGCCCCTCCAGTTTGTGACCGCCCCCTCTACCTTGGGCAATTACCGCGACGTCTTCGCCAACGAGAACTTCATCAACGGCCTCGGCTATAGCCTGCTTGTCGCTGTGGGCGCAGTCGCTATCAGCCTGCTGTTCGGCTCGTTCGCGGCCTACGCTTTGGGGCGCTTCCGCTTCCGGGGCAAGTCCATGATCATGTATATCATTCTGGCGGTCAGCGTGTTCCCGCAGATTGCCGTGCTGGGCGGCCTGTTTACCCTGATTCGCAACTTCGACATGTACAACAATCCTCTGGCCTTGGTCTTCAGCTACCTGATTTTCACCATTCCCTTTACCGTGTGGGTGCTGACCAGCTTCGTGCGCGACATTCCGGGGGAGCTGGAAGAAGCCGCCCTCGTTGACGGCGCGTCTCCTCTCAGGACGTTGTTCTCGGTACTATTCCCCGTCATGATGCCCGCCCTCGTGACGACAGGCCTGCTGGCCTTCATCAATGCGTGGAATGAATACCTGTTCGCGCTGACCTTCATGGGCACGCGCCGCACCGTGCCTGTGGTCATCGCCAACTACTCCGGGGCCACGCAGTTCGATCAGCCTTGGGGTCAGATCATGGCCGCCAGCATCGTGGTCACCGTACCGCTGATTATTCTGGTCTTGGTCTTCCAACGCAACATCGTGTCGGGCCTCACCGCCGGAGCCGTCAAAGGCTGA
- the hpt gene encoding hypoxanthine phosphoribosyltransferase: MSLAPGNGPVQITQEQLQARIHELAQRIRDDYAGRDPHLICVLNGAFMFHTDLVRALGVPCTIDFLQASSYGNEKQSSGEVKLVKDLQFPISDRDVILVEDIVDTGITMSYLLHYLQGRGPASLKVAALLSKPSRRKVEVPVEYLGFTIPDAFVYGYGLDRSQYDRNLPFITSQD; this comes from the coding sequence ATGAGCCTCGCCCCCGGCAACGGCCCCGTGCAAATCACGCAGGAGCAACTTCAAGCCCGCATTCACGAACTCGCCCAGCGCATTCGGGACGATTACGCCGGACGCGATCCCCACCTGATCTGTGTCCTCAACGGCGCATTCATGTTTCATACCGACCTCGTGCGGGCGCTCGGCGTGCCCTGCACCATCGATTTTTTGCAGGCCAGCTCCTACGGCAACGAAAAACAAAGCAGCGGCGAAGTGAAACTGGTCAAGGATTTGCAGTTTCCGATCAGTGACCGCGATGTAATTCTGGTGGAAGACATCGTGGACACCGGCATTACCATGAGCTACCTGCTGCACTACCTGCAAGGACGCGGCCCCGCCAGCCTGAAAGTGGCCGCCCTGCTGAGCAAACCCAGTCGCCGCAAAGTGGAAGTGCCAGTGGAATATCTGGGCTTCACCATTCCCGACGCCTTCGTGTATGGGTACGGCCTAGACCGCAGCCAGTACGATAGGAACTTGCCTTTTATTACCAGTCAGGATTGA
- a CDS encoding lipid-A-disaccharide synthase-related protein produces MKGASVQAGMLRGVTSAGLPLSPTFNAVQNAGPKAALLISNGTAEDLIGARLAGLLRLPVRYCPLVGEGRAYTAVSEAVRVGRVLRLPSGGFPFGSVGNLRADVAAGLVQESLGQWQDAVQGARGAGVVVVVGDAYALMVGTLAARRAGIGLIHVQPLLSAQYLEGLSVRGAMQELNALGANLPMPYELRLAAGARAVFVRDAPTAAYYAARGVAARWAGSFAMDVLAAPERDLSQFTRHKPPVLALIPGSREDHRQSLPPMLLASARLPEFTALVAWPHDWDAVTLPAGWALDIGSETKAYATGEGVRVPVLRGAFGAIAHAADVAIGTAGTANEQLAGLGKPVVAFATAGPQFTAGFARRQGRLLGEALSVVDADPDALAAEVRALRQDGPRRARAALAGMTRIGPAGALPVIAEEVQRAAGV; encoded by the coding sequence ATGAAGGGAGCATCAGTGCAGGCGGGTATGCTGCGCGGCGTGACTTCTGCTGGCCTGCCCCTCTCCCCCACCTTCAATGCTGTCCAGAATGCTGGCCCCAAAGCCGCCCTGCTGATTTCGAACGGCACGGCAGAAGACCTGATCGGAGCGCGGTTGGCCGGATTGCTGCGCCTGCCCGTGCGCTACTGCCCGCTGGTGGGAGAAGGCAGGGCGTACACGGCAGTCTCGGAAGCGGTACGGGTGGGCCGGGTGCTGAGGCTGCCCAGCGGCGGTTTCCCTTTCGGCAGCGTGGGAAATTTGCGGGCAGATGTGGCGGCGGGCTTGGTGCAGGAGTCGCTGGGGCAGTGGCAGGACGCCGTGCAGGGGGCACGCGGCGCGGGCGTGGTGGTGGTGGTGGGCGACGCCTACGCCCTGATGGTGGGCACACTGGCAGCTCGGCGGGCCGGGATCGGGCTGATTCATGTGCAGCCGCTGCTGAGCGCCCAGTATCTGGAAGGCCTAAGCGTGCGCGGGGCTATGCAGGAACTGAACGCGCTGGGGGCCAACCTGCCGATGCCTTACGAACTGCGGCTGGCAGCGGGGGCACGGGCCGTGTTCGTACGGGACGCCCCCACCGCTGCCTACTACGCGGCGCGGGGCGTGGCGGCACGCTGGGCAGGGAGCTTCGCGATGGATGTGCTGGCCGCCCCCGAACGCGATCTGAGTCAGTTCACGCGACATAAGCCCCCCGTGCTGGCCCTGATTCCCGGCTCCCGCGAAGACCACCGCCAGAGCCTTCCGCCTATGCTGCTGGCCTCCGCCCGCCTGCCCGAATTCACGGCACTGGTGGCATGGCCGCACGACTGGGACGCCGTAACCCTGCCCGCTGGCTGGGCACTAGACATTGGGAGCGAAACGAAAGCCTACGCAACAGGCGAAGGCGTGCGTGTGCCTGTACTGCGCGGGGCATTCGGGGCCATTGCCCACGCCGCAGATGTGGCGATTGGTACGGCAGGCACCGCCAACGAACAACTGGCCGGACTGGGCAAACCAGTAGTGGCTTTTGCGACGGCTGGCCCGCAGTTCACCGCAGGGTTTGCCCGCAGGCAAGGCCGGTTGCTGGGCGAGGCGCTGAGTGTGGTGGACGCTGACCCAGACGCCCTTGCTGCCGAAGTGCGGGCGCTGAGACAAGACGGCCCCCGCCGCGCCCGCGCTGCCCTAGCAGGGATGACGCGAATCGGGCCAGCCGGAGCCTTACCCGTGATTGCCGAGGAAGTGCAGCGGGCGGCAGGAGTGTAG